GTCTTTTGTGTATGATATTGCAGATTTATATAAGTCGGAAATCACTATTCCTATTGCTTTTCAAATTGCAGCAGAGTTTAATGGGGATGATGAAATAGGGAGAATTGCTCGATTAAGTGTCCGAGATGCTATGGTAGATGGAAAACTTATGAAGCGCATTGTTAAGGATGTTCAATACTTATTAGATGTTAATCCAGATGAAGAGATAGATATAGATGTTATTAATCTTTGGGATGATAAGCAAGGACTAGTTAAATACGGAATCAATTACCAAGAGTATGATGGAGCGGATTAGATGCCATTAACAGTAATTACTATGAAGAACTGCCCACCGTCTTTGCGTGGGGACCTTAGTAAATGGATGCAAGAAATTGCCACTGGTGTTTATGTTGGTAATTTTAATAGCCGTGTTCGTGAAGCCCTCTGGGAACGCGTGAGTCAAAATGTGGGGGTAGGAGAAGCTACTATGTCCTATGCTTACCGCAATGAAATAGGATACCAATTTGAAACAATTAATGCTAAACGCCAAGTAGTGGATTATGAAGGAATTCCTCTAGTCTTGCTTCCTAATACTTTGGTAGATAATAAAACGAATAAGAAACATGGCTTTAGTAAGGCTGCTAAGCAACGGCAGGCTAGGAAGTATTCGGCTTCTTCAAAAAATAGACGAAATGAAAAAGAACAGTCGTCATACATAATTGTTGATATTGAAACATCTGGGCTAGATCCAATGAAAGATTCGATTATCGAAGTTGGAGCACTTGCTATAAAAAATGGAGAAATTGTTAAAGAATTTGAATGTC
This genomic stretch from Aerococcus mictus harbors:
- the cas2e gene encoding type I-E CRISPR-associated endoribonuclease Cas2e, yielding MPLTVITMKNCPPSLRGDLSKWMQEIATGVYVGNFNSRVREALWERVSQNVGVGEATMSYAYRNEIGYQFETINAKRQVVDYEGIPLVLLPNTLVDNKTNKKHGFSKAAKQRQARKYSASSKNRRNEKEQSSYIIVDIETSGLDPMKDSIIEVGALAIKNGEIVKEFECLINYEGILSNEIISLTGIDDQLLKKEGQDLEKVLQDFKTFIGEEDLVGYNISFDIKFINYYLKKLNLPKLNNKSVDLMNFVKKEKLFLPNYKLESALSAYDIDEEVPHRALGDVHLIYRLSLKVNKFIKFMNRKTHN